A single window of Gopherus flavomarginatus isolate rGopFla2 chromosome 15, rGopFla2.mat.asm, whole genome shotgun sequence DNA harbors:
- the DYNLL1 gene encoding dynein light chain 1, cytoplasmic — protein sequence MCDRKAVIKNADMSEEMQQDSVECATQALEKYNIEKDIAAHIKKEFDKKYNPTWHCIVGRNFGSYVTHETKHFIYFYLGQVAILLFKSG from the exons ATGTGTGATCGAAAGGCTGTGATCAAGAATGCGGATATGTCTGAAGAGATGCAGCAAGATTCAGTGGAGTGTGCCACTCAGGCCCTGGAGAAATACAACATTGAGAAAGATATTGCAGCTCATATAAAGAAG gaGTTTGACAAGAAGTACAACCCCACTTGGCACTGCATTGTGGGAAGGAACTTTGGCAGCTATGTGACTCATGAGACTAAGCACTTCATCTATTTCTACCTAGGCCAAGTTGCTATTCTCCTCTTCAAATCTGGTTAG